The Pyrus communis chromosome 14, drPyrComm1.1, whole genome shotgun sequence sequence GAACCTTTTCTCTGAAATGATGAGTAAAGGTATTGACCCCAACGTCATTACCTATACTTCTTTGATTCATGGAGTATGCAAATTATGGGGGTCAACAGAAGCTACGAGATTGTTTAATGAAATGGTGAGCAAAGGTATATTTCCAAATCTGCACACCTTCAATGTCCTGGTAGACACCCTTTGTAAGGAGGGCTTGGTCGGGAAAGCGAGAAGCATTGTCGAAATGATGACTCAAAGAGGTATTGAGCCTGACACAGTTACTTATAATTCGCTCATGGATGGTTATTGCTTGCGAGGGAAAATGGACAAGGCAAAAAAGGTTTTGGAACTGATGCTTAGCAAGGGATCCATTGTTAATGCTTATAGTTACAACATATTGATACATGGCTATTGTAAGCATAGAAGGATTGATGACGCACTGATGCTTTTTGAGGAAATGTCTAGTAGCAGACTTGTTCTGAATGTCCTTACTTATAGCACTCTCATGGACGGTTTTTGCAAAGTAGGGAGAATACAGGATGCACAAAAGTTGTTCACTCAGATGCAAGCATATGGGCATCTTCCAGATGTTCCCACTTGTAATATTTTACTGGATGGCCTTTGTAAAAACCAAGAACTCCCAATGGCATTGAAACTTTTTCGAGAGATGGTAGATAAAAAGTTGGATCCAAATATTTGGACTTACAATATTCTCATCCAAGGTTTGTGCATAGCTGGAAAAGTTGAATATGCAAGGGATCTCTTCCGCAGTTTATCGTCAAGAGGTCTTCAACCTGATACCAGGACGTATAACATAATGATTGGTGGCTTTTGCAACAGAGGGCTAACAAGCGAAGCGAAAAAGTTACTTcaagaaatggaagagaaaggCTGTTCTCCAAATGATTATACCTATAACTTAATCATCCGAGGTTTTTCCAATAACAATGAGCCATCAGAAGCGATGGGACTTATTCAACAAATGGTGGGAAAGGGTTTTGCTGCAGACGCTTCAACTGCGGAATTGATATTTGATTTGCTGTCTAAAGATAAAGTAGATCCTGCTTTGTTGCCATTGATAGAAAGATCGTAATGAAATTAATTTCTATCTTGGAAAGTTGAAACAGATCCTTCTAATGATCGCAGTTAATTTTGAAACTGTTGCACATTCAATACCTTAAATGCATTATATATGTTATTAGTTTAATCCATTATTTGATAGAGAAATTTGTATTTTACTATTATGAGATTGTGAATATGTTTGAGTAGCATGGTATTTGGATTGATGTGGTCAGATTAACTGCAATACTGCAACCGTAAACATTTATATGctatattatataatttgtaTTTCTTCAAGTCACTCACGTTAGTGCAGGTGCATAGCGAGAATAAGACTGGTTTTACATTCAAACATGTTCTGAATAGTTTGTTTCTCATCTTGACGGAAGAGAGTAAGGGTATCGCTAGTTTTCTCAATACCAACTGCTTTGCCGGGGATGAAATTCATCAAACAATGTTGCCAGAAGATGTCTTGTCTTGGACGCTTATGTGAAGGTAAatgttttgtgtgtttaatAATATTGTTAACATAGTATGTTATGATCCCTTTGCACGAAGTGAAACATGAGTAGCTTTGGGCTCACGAGACACATAACGTGTATAGTTGATGCCAGTATGATATTTTACAGAGCATCCATTTCCAAGTTCACGTGGAAATAGAGACTCAGAAAGTTATAATGATTATCAAACAAGATTTTTGTTTTCAGATATTTAAAAttgtgaaaattaaaattaaaaactataaAAACGAAATGTTTATCAAACAAGTCTTTAAATAGCCATATATTTCACGTGAGCGACTAAGTAGATATACTCATTTTGTTTATGAAGAAATGTTCTCCTAGTGAACTATCCAATAACTGCAATGTCACTCCTCCTAAGATTTAATATCAAGAATTGAAACTAGACCATTAGGAACACAGTTATCTATTCTCCACCCTTGATATCAAATCAAAAGTTGGCGACCAAGAATAATTGGTCACTTGGTCACCAACTGACCATCAAAAGAGACTGATTGTGAATTTGTGATACTGTATTAACGAGGTTACAAAATTTGGACAGAGAGATGGTCTCATTGATTTGATTATATGCAATCATATGTTTGTTTCTCTTTTCATGTAATAAACACATAACTGTACACTACCGTTGATATCCATCAATTGGAAATTGTGATGTTATCTCTAATAATGCCATATATAGAAGCACCTCTATTTTTCTGCGTCATTCCTACACCCAAACCCTCATTTGTCTACTAAATAAAGTACAACAAGCAAATGCCCCATCTCTAACTTTCTTGGAGGAGGAACCATAAACCATTTACCTCTTCAATCTCCAAAACAGAGCTCACGTGGGTGCTCAAAAACGATGCGTTTTTAATACCTAGGACATAATTCTTTCTATTTCCCATGTCCCAacgtcaaaaactcaaaataaagGCATAGACTTTAGCAAACATTGATCGAAATTTATGAACAAAACTCATTCCCCCACAAACACCAAGACGCAGCTTCAACTCTTCTAGCTTTTGTAAGATTCCCACGCCCCATGCTTTGTTTCCTCGTCGAAGCTTGCGCCCATAGTGCCGTGAAATGCAATGTGCTACCTAAAACGCCGACTGCCGCGTATTTTGCCTATGCTTCTCGTTATCATTCATTCCGctatttttcgaattttagggTCTCAATGTTGTCCCGTGTACTTTACAACTCCCAGTTGTATTAAGTTCAGTTGTTCATGTGCGCGTAACtgattttttattgttaatgAGACGTAAGCCTAACATGCGTGAGCGGCTGACTATAGGACAATTCCGCAGCTTATTGACGAACTTCAAGTCGTTTGCTCCCTCCTACATGGCTATTTCTACTATTactaccaccaccatcactaCTAGAGGCGATATGGTTGATCTCTTTCTTGGTGGGTATTCCTCTGGGTTTCCTGGGAATGCATTTTGCTCTCACTCCATCTTTCTCTGTTTGCTCCAACTGCAACTGCGCACTCCTGCAAATCCATGCATGTTTTaaatcaattaatcaataaattTGCCAAGAAACATTTTCTAATCAATAAGATTAAGGAAAGAAGTCAACTATGCACCCTCACattaaacaaattataattcGACTCTCTAGTAAGTATGAAAGGAGAAGGTCTTGGGTGCGGCCATCGTTGGTGGGtctctttattttgttgtgTGCGGTCCTATGGCCACCTGGTCCAGTCTCGGGACCAAAGAATTTCTCATATAAAAGAGATGTTCACGTGCAAAGCACAGAAGTTCTGAAATAAGTGTGGTTTCATACCCTATAAAAATACTTGAAGAATTCACGGATTCAAATTCCACTTTTGTCTGCTTTGAACATTTACTGAATTATATACTAAAACTGCAATTGTAATGTGCTAAGATCAACTGCGCGGGCCCACAATTTTCTAGACAAGCTTAAATAAGGacaaaaaaatgagaataaCTTGTATAGCACAGGTTCATTGTCACGATGATATCCTGTCAATAACTTAAAAAcatgtgaaaaaaataatatattcttatactATTGAGATGGAACGTCATATACCGAAGTACCTGGTCCATACAAGTCTTCCTCCCCAAAAAACCTACTATACTTTGAGCATACCCCGTGAACCGGAGTTGAATGTTCGGCCAAGAGTTCATTAACCAAGTATCTTACAGCTAAAAATTCAGCATATACTATGCTTTGTTGCAAAActacaaaaaccctaaaaattaaaGATAGCATTCTACAGAAAAGTAAGGCAGGAAGCTGGCCATGTTTCAAATTAGCCGTACGAATATTTCATTCGAAAAACGAAAGCAAACCATACGGGCTATCAGAGAATCAAAAAGTTTCTAACTAGAATCCCGAGAAAGGCAGGGAAAGAGGATAATCCAACATTTTCAAGGTGAAACTTCAAATCAACATTTGTACTACATTACCTATTACTGCAGATGCTTCTAAGTTAAAATGCGTGCCTGCTTTttaccataaaaataaaatgcgTGCCTGCTTTTACCAAAACCAACATACGTgactaaaatgaaattaaaggAACGAATTAGGACTTAATTAAAACCTTCATATTTGACTCAAATCCTATGTTAATCGGATCTGAATCGACAAGTTAGATCTGAATAAGATTTGAATTCGTTAATCTGATTATAAGTAGATTCAAATCCAAACTGATTTGATCCGATACGACCCTTTTGCCGGTCTAGTTTCAGTTTAATAACAAGCATACAAGTCTACTGACTATATAGTTTGCATTTAGGAAGAAAGTTGTCCATGCAATAATTTAGAAGTGACGATTATAGTGTGTCAACAATAATTAACTAGATGCCATTCATATAGATTATAAGTAGGTGAATCTAATTAATTACACACATAACAAACCGAAAGTTTGAAATGCGAAAAAAGTTACTGTACCACCCTAAACACTAAAAATGCTTCCATAATGTTGACTTAGTGTTCCAAAAATACGGCACTAAGTAATTACGATTATTTAGAGTGCTTATAACGATTCCATTATCTtaaatggattgatttttcagTGTTCCAGACATACAGCTTCTACATCAATTTAGAGTGCTAATACGAAACTAGGTTTTCAGCGCATTGAAAAATTTATCTACAAATGGAATCGGAATAAACCAAGCACacaaaattaaatgaacaaagcATACGTACCGATCTGCATTGTAAGAAGACGACCTCTTCAAGGACGGAACCGCCTCTTTGTTGGTCTCAATTAAGCTCCCGCTAAAATACTCCTTATCTTCCATCTTTACCCCCGCTAGTTTCGAAATTATCGTCTCGGTCCCAGCATGATTTTCGGCTACGCCACGACGCAGCCTAGGCTTGTAATGCCCAACCAGCGAGAGCCCCTGCTCCCTCACCGCCGTGGACCCGCAGTCTCTGAACGAGGTCGAGCCGCACGATATCAACTGCATCAGGACCGTCGACGCTTTTAACTTGCCAGTTGGACAGACCTCAGCCGTCCGGTTCACAGCCTCCTCGCTCACCCCGTCCGCGCAGAGCACCAGCCGTCCATCCGCCTTCATCAGTGACTCGAGAGTTTCGGGGCTCGAATACGACGGCGGAGGCGAAATCTCGTCCCGGCTCAGCTCCGTACCGTGGCTCAGAATCTGAATCACCTCCCGTTTACTTTGACCTTGACCTTTCTCGTCGTGCTCCTCTCGAACGCGTCGTCGGTGCCGTTTGTCATCGGTCTGAGTCGACGCGTCGGCGGCGGCTTTTCCGGTGGACTCGCCGACCGACTCGGTCTTGTACACTTTGTACTCGTTCAAGTCGATCGAGCTCCACGATTGGTTTCGCCGGCGCAAAATCACAGGAGAGTCGAAATCGTCGCCGGATTTCAGCGCCTCCGGCTGCGGTCTCAGGGACCTCGACGACGCAGTCTCGAGAGCCAGATGGTTCAGCGGCGGGTCAAGAAGGTCCGACCCCTTGAGCACGTACTCCTGCCCGTGCGACGGGTATATCAAGTCGTTCTCCGTCAAATCGTGCCAAACGAAGCCTGTTCTGTAGCTCCtgcaatttcaattccaatgaAGTCAGAAGATCAGACGGTTGAAGAAATCAGCAACTAGATCAGAAGGTTTGAGAAGCTAGCTCGCACCGTTTGGAAGACCAGGAGTACATCAAGGCCATGCCTTTGCCACGTAGCAAGTTTAACCGGTTCATAACATCTGAGGAAAGAAACGCACAAACTAAATTCATCTGATTTGGgcctgtttggttgccgagaaagtgGAGAGAAAATAAATTCTTACCTCTGAGAAAGAGGCCAcggggagaggagagagggacTTCCATGAAGTGAGGGTGCTCGAGCTGGCCGTTCATGGAGAGATAGTAAACGACAGGGACTTTTCTGGGAGTGAAAGGGAGACTGGGACCGGTCTGGGCAGGACTAATCCGGTCCGGGCTGGTTTCCGAGTCCCGCCATTTACTGGGGATTTGGAGGTGGGAGGGTCTGCCGCTGGAAGTGACAGCCATGGCTGATGGCTCAGTAGAAACAAAGAGTTTGGAGTCAGAGAAGAGCTGTTTGGTTACCAAGAAAATTGTGTGGGGTGGGGGGAGAAAAAGTGCGAGAAAAAGTGCGGGAAAATGGCATGGGGAGAAAATTTAGGAGAGGAAGGGAATGGGAGGGAAGAATTTTTATATTCCGAGGAATTGGGGGAGGTGTAAATATGGAAATTGGAGATTTTGGAGGTACATATTATTCAAAATGGGGATGCGGCAGAAAAACGCTACCAAACAAATGAGGGCCGTTTCAGACTTCGGAACCTTTGCAACTCGAATCCGGATACTCGCCGGAACCTCATTAAAAGTATCCGAAGAGAGTCCTATTAGTAGCAACACCTACACTTTCATTGTAAATTCTTAttttttagttcttcataaACAAATCATATTATAGGTAGTTTACTGTGAAATTtagctctctctttctctcttagtagataatattgtttttttttgtttaaatttattcacaaacaaaaaaatttccttttaaatttttcGATCCAAAGGGTAATAATATCAatgatattaaattattaatcacctCAAGCCTTAATTTGTGCTTAGATATCTTGAATGATCAATCATATAATTactttttatataattagatCAACTATTAGATTTTCTTGTGGCTCTGAGATTTTTTTTACCGCTTTTCTTGTGACCGAGATATTTTTACCACTTTTCTTGTGACTAAGATATTTTTagtgagttttaacgaaacacttccaatactgttcacttttaacgaaaatgaagTTTTTACTTTAAAAGGTCACTCTTAgtattattcacttacaacacttttttgtctttttgattaaaattcaaagtttttaagctcttttcattagttttcctatattTTTACTGCTTTTTTTAATGTGTATTTGTTGGTAACCGGCAATTGAAATCATAATTCAAATCTAACTAGTTTTAAACTAATAACTCAATGTAGGAAACTTAATTTAGGTACTTcgatgttaattttttttaacaagcgatATTGTCTACATTAGAGAAAAtgaggtgggcttagcctcataatggactagtaataatttggtttaaattcgtctttgactagaatcgaacctaagacctctcacttataagtgaaaaggaataccactagaccatagtattaagtgacGTACTTTGATATTatttgaagaaaatgataaCGACTTCCTCAATTTGCTTTGCTAACCGTAGGCGTATATGATTTGTTTGAGGTACTCCTAATTTCATCCATGACGCTCTTAAAGAGAATGTTATCGGTTGAGAGTTAGGTTTTATAACCATAGTATTCATCTAATCATATTGATTAgtaaaaatttttattttcatcacattGTCAAACTTGGAGGACTAAAATTAGTACCTCACATCACGTTGCATTGCATACTATTCACTCACCGAGTGTATCATCAACTCATCATAGAATTGACAAATCCTAATAATTTCAAGGATCAATGATGGACCAACTTTATCCAACTGATGCAATCCCCCCCCAGAAATTTTTCTTGAGTAAAAATCTACTGCAattagacattttttttttttataaatggaTCAGTTGATGATTTCGTCACAATAGTCTACTCTTCTAGAAATCAGGAGAACTTATAGAGACATTTCAACCTCCATCTGACtatcatcgtgtgattcaccaacctcaaaaatcaaacctaaaataTGTTATATAAAATACGAACTTAAAATTCGTCTCTAACCATTGAACCATCCATTACCAAACAAAAAACTTTCTCACAAAATTCAAACCTACTAGATAGGTTGACTTGTTTGTTTAATTGTCGTTTGTTACTTTGGTTTTGCACCACCTAACTTTGACTACAAACCGTAACTGCGTTTTCAACGCCCTTTCCGCAAGTTTGAAAACTATCTAGAAAACAAGTGGATGCTGACGTGGCCTCATCTCCTTAACCCAATTCGTTGACTAATATTTCcaatttcaaaataatttcttaaaTCCCATCACATCACATAAGGTGGCACATACCCATAAATCATGGAGCATTGATAGATTGGACAGCCCTGATTTGAGTTTTCAGGGCACGTGGACGTACCAGATCAAAAGAGACTAAATCAGAAATCGTACAGACGATATGGGAGATATGCAGTGAAATCTTTAGATGGGCTGTTCTGTCATCCTCCTTGCCTTGGTCTTCTCAGGTAGGTAGACGTCGTGGTACTGGTGTACGTTTGAATAGGGTTGGGCACGGGTCAGGCCTAAATTTGGAGGAATCGGCTCTAACCCGTTTTAAAATATAACAGGCCGGGCTGGATCAGGtagagagctttagagttttagaatcaaatctaacgatCCATTTCAAACGGGCCAGTTCAGGGCAGGTCCACGATtcctatttcatttttttttttcatcaacacAGAAGGGGATGACATCATTCAAGTCGTCTTCCTCAGTTGTCGAGCAACCACTTCCCTGTTTCTTCCACAACAACCCAGATGCAGCTTGGACCATTCAAGCCGTCAGGGAGAGAGGAGAAGACGAAAAAATCagaaccataaaaaaaaaacccagccAACACAAAATTAgaaccataaaaataaaaaaataaaaaataaaaaaaataaaaaacccaaaaaagacgagtcaaggagagagaagaaaaagagtcAAGGAGAAGGAGAGTGGCTTGCTCCATAAGGAACCCATCAGCACAACGCTGACGGACTAGTTGGGGGCCATGAGAGTCTATTCTAGTCCTGGATCGTGGCGATAAGGTAGTTGATCGAGTCAAGAATGCCACATAATCAGTCGAGTTAGACCAGATTAGGTGGTCAACAGCCGAGATCTGACGGTTCAGGGAACTTTAGCGAGAGCTCGAGGGAGGCGCAATCGTGGTGGTCGGGACGGCAGTGATGGTTTGGGTGACTTCTGTGACTGTGATGTCATTGTGGAGGAGAATAGTGGTGATTGTTGATGGTGGTTGCAATTAGCCAGAAAGAAGGTGATGGATGGCTGTTGTCGAGAACTCAACGCAAGCTCGAGTGTGAATGAATAGGAAAAGGGATATTGATGAAAGTCTCTGAGATAAGGGGGAAAAAGCGTTGCAGAGttttggatttaattaaatcatatTAACCCAATCCATTATCCCATGCTACAAACGGGTTAAGTTGGGGGACCgttctttcttatttttggaCCCGCCCCGACTCGCGGTTCTAGGACCCATTTGCCCACCCTTATATTTGAAAGTAGGGAAATCGTGTGCGCTCCAGCCTCTCCAAAGACAAATTAAACTCGGGATCCGTTTTATTTTGTGGGTCAAAATTGTGGGTTTGGATAGCGATTAAAACGAGTAGTTTAAGTCCAAGTTATCAGCGAAGTCTATTTGATAATAATTTCGTTTTTaatgtttagtttaatttttatttttttataattgaaaaccGAAATCTTCTTTTGTAAAGATGAGAATGCAAACTCCACTGATGTGATTCTTAAATCCCTTATTATAAAATCATGAGAAGATTTAACCTTTTCAAACATGTTCTGCAACTCAGTATAGGCTAGAGAACCAAAGAAATGTGTAACAAATCCTGAACATTAGCCATATCAGACGTGTTGATATCAATGGTGACTCATTGCTTTGATGAATCATTTATTTGGAGATTAGATGCAAGATAGGCTCTGGTCACTCAAGTTCCGAGTTCTGCCCTgcaaaatatttattgaaagaTTACTTGGAATCTCTTAGATGATGTGTTCCATTGCGATGCTTCATATGGCAAGCGTATTAAAAGATGAAAAACTGCAAACTGGGAGAAGAAGCAGCAGCTTTAGGAGAGGAGAAAATCGAAATAGTTCATATAAAAGAGCCCCTCACTAAGGAAGAAAACAATTCTTTGGGCCATACAAAGCTTCCCTATTTTCTCCTCAATTAAAGGTCCAGGTCCAACAATATATCTTGGACCGAAGCCCAATCCatttaaaatatcattttcccCACTCCTAGTCTATCACACGGTCAGAGACTCAGACAGGGACACCATCTTTGAGAAGTGCATGCAGTTGCAAAGGCCTTTTACATGCTCTTGTGGAAACAGCAGCTTTGTACCAACCTAATGATGCTCACACCACAATCatctaaaaacaaattaaaagatgccttccttttcttttagaCTTCAATTAAAAGATGCCTTGTAGATCAGACCCTTTAAGAGAAGGCATTCTCTTctcttgtttcttttttttcaaaaaattgggattagttgtgggatcCATTTGATATCGAACTTCAACCATTCAAACCGTTTATAATGACAGTCTCGGTTCATAGAtaaccttgcaaaaattcaattcaatccgaaatcatTTGCCCATTTTCGATGTTTCTTAGAACATAGTGTttatcaatttctttgaacttaattagatgcctcaaatgCATCtgatttggttaatattttgcaaTAATGAACTATGGGGCataacttacaaaataaacagtTCGGTTCGTTGAAATTAAACGAGGTGTGAGCCACACAACTAATTCCTATGTTAATATATAGGGGCTAATATGAGATATGTTGGGGAACAGAGCGTGAGCCTAGTTGATAATAATGTGGAAGTGGTTGGGCTTCCCTACCGAGCCCAGGGAAGTGGGGTTATTCTACGGGAAATTGGTGCTAAGCCCAGTAACCCTATGAGGTGCTCCACCTCTGAGCAACTACTAAAGAACTTATTCGAAGAGTTGGGCGTAAAGAAAATGAGTGGGAAGAAGGTGATCTCTGGACCTTAATCCCCggcttaaaaaattaaaaaaagggagTAGTAGTGCAAGAAGTAATGGAGGGAAGCGAAGCCGATTTGCTGATTCGTGTCTGAAGAAGTTGTGGTCTGATGGGGAGATGAGGCTATTGGCTGAGGGCAATCTCCAAGAGGTCCTGATCATAGAGGGCGACAATCTATGGGCGTATATGGATAGTATAACAATAGTGGATAATGAGGAATTTTTAGAGCGAAGCGCTGGAAATAAGTCCCGGGGCAGTGGCAACTGGCCTGAAACAACCGCAAAGTCGCCATGAGCTACCTCATCTGGAACTGTCGTGGTCTAGGGTCAGACACGGTGGTTCGAGCTCTACATGGGCTCATTAAAAAGTACATACCCTCTGTGATTTTTCTATCGGAAACTAAGATGAAAAGTCATAGATTAGTTGGGGTTAGAAGAAGAATGG is a genomic window containing:
- the LOC137716512 gene encoding protein SOSEKI 5-like isoform X2, yielding MAVTSSGRPSHLQIPSKWRDSETSPDRISPAQTGPSLPFTPRKVPVVYYLSMNGQLEHPHFMEVPLSSPRGLFLRDVMNRLNLLRGKGMALMYSWSSKRSYRTGFVWHDLTENDLIYPSHGQEYVLKGSDLLDPPLNHLALETASSRSLRPQPEALKSGDDFDSPVILRRRNQSWSSIDLNEYKVYKTESVGESTGKAAADASTQTDDKRHRRRVREEHDEKGQGQSKREVIQILSHGTELSRDEISPPPSYSSPETLESLMKADGRLVLCADGVSEEAVNRTAEVCPTGKLKASTVLMQLISCGSTSFRDCGSTAVREQGLSLVGHYKPRLRRGVAENHAGTETIISKLAGVKMEDKEYFSGSLIETNKEAVPSLKRSSSYNADRSAQLQLEQTEKDGVRAKCIPRKPRGIPTKKEINHIASSSDGGGSNSRNSHVGGSKRLEVRQ
- the LOC137716512 gene encoding protein SOSEKI 5-like isoform X1, producing the protein MAVTSSGRPSHLQIPSKWRDSETSPDRISPAQTGPSLPFTPRKVPVVYYLSMNGQLEHPHFMEVPLSSPRGLFLRGKNLFSLHFLGNQTGPNQMNLVCAFLSSDVMNRLNLLRGKGMALMYSWSSKRSYRTGFVWHDLTENDLIYPSHGQEYVLKGSDLLDPPLNHLALETASSRSLRPQPEALKSGDDFDSPVILRRRNQSWSSIDLNEYKVYKTESVGESTGKAAADASTQTDDKRHRRRVREEHDEKGQGQSKREVIQILSHGTELSRDEISPPPSYSSPETLESLMKADGRLVLCADGVSEEAVNRTAEVCPTGKLKASTVLMQLISCGSTSFRDCGSTAVREQGLSLVGHYKPRLRRGVAENHAGTETIISKLAGVKMEDKEYFSGSLIETNKEAVPSLKRSSSYNADRSAQLQLEQTEKDGVRAKCIPRKPRGIPTKKEINHIASSSDGGGSNSRNSHVGGSKRLEVRQ